A stretch of the Vidua chalybeata isolate OUT-0048 chromosome 19, bVidCha1 merged haplotype, whole genome shotgun sequence genome encodes the following:
- the DUS1L gene encoding tRNA-dihydrouridine(16/17) synthase [NAD(P)(+)]-like isoform X2: MPKLRGEAFWRETLRSAHYVVAPMVDQSELAWRLLSRRHGAQLCYTPMLHAQVFLRDANYRRENLYGEACPEDRPLIVQFCANDPEVFVQAALLAQDYCDAIDLNLGCPQMIAKRGHYGAFLQEEWDLLQRMILLANEKLSVPITCKIRVFPDIDKTVKYAQMLEKAGCQLLTVHGRTKEQKGPLAGVASWEHIQAVRKAVNIPVFANGNIQCLSDVEECIRKTGVHGVMSAEGNLHNPALFEGRNPLVWEMAEEYLEIVRKYPCPLSYVRAHLFKLWHHTLQVYQQLREELAKVKTLEGIVDVNRELKLRCQEEIANQKEGEKPKEGLPFFHWICQPYIRPGPKERCRENGDSGTEKGVRGKRALEEEEDGNSELLSKNKQKKKLRNPNKSFDPSLKPKYAKCDQCGNPKGTKCVFNMCRGCCKKRAFKEVADCPGHGLLFKTKYEKSLSWQHSQRGIQTPEISQRGDAEVGETAVLKEAGDSTG; the protein is encoded by the exons ATGCCGAAGCTGCGCGGGGAAGCCTTCTGGAGGGAGACGCTGCGGAGCGCCCACTACGTGGTGGCGCCCATGGTGGACCAGAGCGAGCTGGCCTGGAGGCTGCTGAGCCGCCGCCACGGCGCCCAGCTCTGCTACACACCGATGCTGCACGCCCAGGTCTTCCTCAGGGACGCCAACTACCGCCGCGAGAACCTCTACGGCGAGGCCTGTCCTGAGGACCGGCCGCTCATCGTGCAG TTCTGTGCCAATGATCCTGAAGTGTTTGTCCAAGCAGCACTGTTGGCTCAGGATTACTGTGATGCCATAGACCTAAATTTGGGTTGCCCTCAAATGATTGCAAAGAGAG GTCACTATGGAGCATTTCTGCAAGAGGAGTGGGATCTTCTTCAGAGAATGA TTTTACTGGCTAACGAGAAGCTCTCTGTTCCCATCACATGCAAAATCCGCGTTTTCCCAGACATTGACAAGACAGTGAAGTACGCACAGATGCTGGAGAAAGCTGGCTGCCAG CTGCTGACTGTGCACGGCCGTACTAAAGAACAGAAAGGACCACTTGCTGGCGTGGCATCTTGGGAGCACATTCAAGCTGTAAG AAAAGCTGTAAACATTCCTGTATTTGCAAATGGAAACATTCAGTGTCTCAGCGATGTGGAAGAATGCATCCGTAAGACAGGAGTACATGGTGTCATGAGTGCAg AAGGTAATCTTCATAACCCAGCTTTGTTTGAGGGCCGGAACCCATTGGTGTGGGAGATGGCTGAGGAGTATCTGGAGATAGTGCGGAAGTACCCATGTCCATTGTCTTATGTTAGGGCTCATCTCTTCAAGCTCTGGCATCACAC GCTTCAAGTTTACCAGCAGCTGCGTGAAGAATTAGCAAAAGTGAAGACTCTAGAGGGCATTGTAGATGTCAACAGGGAGCTGAAACTGCGATGCCAG GAAGAAATAGCTAAtcagaaagaaggagaaaagccAAAAGAAGGGTTGCCTTTTTTCCACTGGATCTGTCAGCCATACATCAGGCCAGG GCCAAAGGAGAGATGCAGGGAGAATGGAGATAGTGGAACAGAAAAAGGTGTGCGGGGAAAACGTGCtctggaagaagaggaagatggAAATTCTGAGCTTCTGtcaaagaataaacaaaaaaagaagttaagaaATCCAAATAAAAGCTTTGATCCATCTTTAAAAC ccAAGTATGCAAAATGTGATCAATGTGGAAACCCTAAG GGCACGAAATGTGTGTTTAACATGTGCCGAGGATGCTGTAAGAAAAGGGCATTCAAGGAGGTAGCAGATTGTCCAG gtCATGGATTACTTTTTAAGACCAAGTATGAAAAATCCCTTTCATGGCAGCACAGTCAAAGAGGAATTCAAACCCCAGAGATCAGTCAGAGAGGAGATGCAGAGGTGGGGGAGACAGCAGTGCTGAAGGAGGCTGGTGACAGTACAGGGTGA
- the DUS1L gene encoding tRNA-dihydrouridine(16/17) synthase [NAD(P)(+)]-like isoform X3 — MPKLRGEAFWRETLRSAHYVVAPMVDQSELAWRLLSRRHGAQLCYTPMLHAQVFLRDANYRRENLYGEACPEDRPLIVQFCANDPEVFVQAALLAQDYCDAIDLNLGCPQMIAKRGHYGAFLQEEWDLLQRMNIDKTVKYAQMLEKAGCQTEQTGCRQILCVCSPRLQLLTVHGRTKEQKGPLAGVASWEHIQAVRKAVNIPVFANGNIQCLSDVEECIRKTGVHGVMSAEGNLHNPALFEGRNPLVWEMAEEYLEIVRKYPCPLSYVRAHLFKLWHHTLQVYQQLREELAKVKTLEGIVDVNRELKLRCQEEIANQKEGEKPKEGLPFFHWICQPYIRPGPKERCRENGDSGTEKGVRGKRALEEEEDGNSELLSKNKQKKKLRNPNKSFDPSLKPKYAKCDQCGNPKGTKCVFNMCRGCCKKRAFKEVADCPGHGLLFKTKYEKSLSWQHSQRGIQTPEISQRGDAEVGETAVLKEAGDSTG, encoded by the exons ATGCCGAAGCTGCGCGGGGAAGCCTTCTGGAGGGAGACGCTGCGGAGCGCCCACTACGTGGTGGCGCCCATGGTGGACCAGAGCGAGCTGGCCTGGAGGCTGCTGAGCCGCCGCCACGGCGCCCAGCTCTGCTACACACCGATGCTGCACGCCCAGGTCTTCCTCAGGGACGCCAACTACCGCCGCGAGAACCTCTACGGCGAGGCCTGTCCTGAGGACCGGCCGCTCATCGTGCAG TTCTGTGCCAATGATCCTGAAGTGTTTGTCCAAGCAGCACTGTTGGCTCAGGATTACTGTGATGCCATAGACCTAAATTTGGGTTGCCCTCAAATGATTGCAAAGAGAG GTCACTATGGAGCATTTCTGCAAGAGGAGTGGGATCTTCTTCAGAGAATGA ACATTGACAAGACAGTGAAGTACGCACAGATGCTGGAGAAAGCTGGCTGCCAG ACAGAGCAAACAGGATGCAGACAGATCCTGTGTGTTTGCAGTCCCAGGCTGCAG CTGCTGACTGTGCACGGCCGTACTAAAGAACAGAAAGGACCACTTGCTGGCGTGGCATCTTGGGAGCACATTCAAGCTGTAAG AAAAGCTGTAAACATTCCTGTATTTGCAAATGGAAACATTCAGTGTCTCAGCGATGTGGAAGAATGCATCCGTAAGACAGGAGTACATGGTGTCATGAGTGCAg AAGGTAATCTTCATAACCCAGCTTTGTTTGAGGGCCGGAACCCATTGGTGTGGGAGATGGCTGAGGAGTATCTGGAGATAGTGCGGAAGTACCCATGTCCATTGTCTTATGTTAGGGCTCATCTCTTCAAGCTCTGGCATCACAC GCTTCAAGTTTACCAGCAGCTGCGTGAAGAATTAGCAAAAGTGAAGACTCTAGAGGGCATTGTAGATGTCAACAGGGAGCTGAAACTGCGATGCCAG GAAGAAATAGCTAAtcagaaagaaggagaaaagccAAAAGAAGGGTTGCCTTTTTTCCACTGGATCTGTCAGCCATACATCAGGCCAGG GCCAAAGGAGAGATGCAGGGAGAATGGAGATAGTGGAACAGAAAAAGGTGTGCGGGGAAAACGTGCtctggaagaagaggaagatggAAATTCTGAGCTTCTGtcaaagaataaacaaaaaaagaagttaagaaATCCAAATAAAAGCTTTGATCCATCTTTAAAAC ccAAGTATGCAAAATGTGATCAATGTGGAAACCCTAAG GGCACGAAATGTGTGTTTAACATGTGCCGAGGATGCTGTAAGAAAAGGGCATTCAAGGAGGTAGCAGATTGTCCAG gtCATGGATTACTTTTTAAGACCAAGTATGAAAAATCCCTTTCATGGCAGCACAGTCAAAGAGGAATTCAAACCCCAGAGATCAGTCAGAGAGGAGATGCAGAGGTGGGGGAGACAGCAGTGCTGAAGGAGGCTGGTGACAGTACAGGGTGA
- the DUS1L gene encoding tRNA-dihydrouridine(16/17) synthase [NAD(P)(+)]-like isoform X4, with translation MPKLRGEAFWRETLRSAHYVVAPMVDQSELAWRLLSRRHGAQLCYTPMLHAQVFLRDANYRRENLYGEACPEDRPLIVQFCANDPEVFVQAALLAQDYCDAIDLNLGCPQMIAKRGHYGAFLQEEWDLLQRMNIDKTVKYAQMLEKAGCQLLTVHGRTKEQKGPLAGVASWEHIQAVRKAVNIPVFANGNIQCLSDVEECIRKTGVHGVMSAEGNLHNPALFEGRNPLVWEMAEEYLEIVRKYPCPLSYVRAHLFKLWHHTLQVYQQLREELAKVKTLEGIVDVNRELKLRCQEEIANQKEGEKPKEGLPFFHWICQPYIRPGPKERCRENGDSGTEKGVRGKRALEEEEDGNSELLSKNKQKKKLRNPNKSFDPSLKPKYAKCDQCGNPKGTKCVFNMCRGCCKKRAFKEVADCPGHGLLFKTKYEKSLSWQHSQRGIQTPEISQRGDAEVGETAVLKEAGDSTG, from the exons ATGCCGAAGCTGCGCGGGGAAGCCTTCTGGAGGGAGACGCTGCGGAGCGCCCACTACGTGGTGGCGCCCATGGTGGACCAGAGCGAGCTGGCCTGGAGGCTGCTGAGCCGCCGCCACGGCGCCCAGCTCTGCTACACACCGATGCTGCACGCCCAGGTCTTCCTCAGGGACGCCAACTACCGCCGCGAGAACCTCTACGGCGAGGCCTGTCCTGAGGACCGGCCGCTCATCGTGCAG TTCTGTGCCAATGATCCTGAAGTGTTTGTCCAAGCAGCACTGTTGGCTCAGGATTACTGTGATGCCATAGACCTAAATTTGGGTTGCCCTCAAATGATTGCAAAGAGAG GTCACTATGGAGCATTTCTGCAAGAGGAGTGGGATCTTCTTCAGAGAATGA ACATTGACAAGACAGTGAAGTACGCACAGATGCTGGAGAAAGCTGGCTGCCAG CTGCTGACTGTGCACGGCCGTACTAAAGAACAGAAAGGACCACTTGCTGGCGTGGCATCTTGGGAGCACATTCAAGCTGTAAG AAAAGCTGTAAACATTCCTGTATTTGCAAATGGAAACATTCAGTGTCTCAGCGATGTGGAAGAATGCATCCGTAAGACAGGAGTACATGGTGTCATGAGTGCAg AAGGTAATCTTCATAACCCAGCTTTGTTTGAGGGCCGGAACCCATTGGTGTGGGAGATGGCTGAGGAGTATCTGGAGATAGTGCGGAAGTACCCATGTCCATTGTCTTATGTTAGGGCTCATCTCTTCAAGCTCTGGCATCACAC GCTTCAAGTTTACCAGCAGCTGCGTGAAGAATTAGCAAAAGTGAAGACTCTAGAGGGCATTGTAGATGTCAACAGGGAGCTGAAACTGCGATGCCAG GAAGAAATAGCTAAtcagaaagaaggagaaaagccAAAAGAAGGGTTGCCTTTTTTCCACTGGATCTGTCAGCCATACATCAGGCCAGG GCCAAAGGAGAGATGCAGGGAGAATGGAGATAGTGGAACAGAAAAAGGTGTGCGGGGAAAACGTGCtctggaagaagaggaagatggAAATTCTGAGCTTCTGtcaaagaataaacaaaaaaagaagttaagaaATCCAAATAAAAGCTTTGATCCATCTTTAAAAC ccAAGTATGCAAAATGTGATCAATGTGGAAACCCTAAG GGCACGAAATGTGTGTTTAACATGTGCCGAGGATGCTGTAAGAAAAGGGCATTCAAGGAGGTAGCAGATTGTCCAG gtCATGGATTACTTTTTAAGACCAAGTATGAAAAATCCCTTTCATGGCAGCACAGTCAAAGAGGAATTCAAACCCCAGAGATCAGTCAGAGAGGAGATGCAGAGGTGGGGGAGACAGCAGTGCTGAAGGAGGCTGGTGACAGTACAGGGTGA
- the DUS1L gene encoding tRNA-dihydrouridine(16/17) synthase [NAD(P)(+)]-like isoform X1, translated as MPKLRGEAFWRETLRSAHYVVAPMVDQSELAWRLLSRRHGAQLCYTPMLHAQVFLRDANYRRENLYGEACPEDRPLIVQFCANDPEVFVQAALLAQDYCDAIDLNLGCPQMIAKRGHYGAFLQEEWDLLQRMILLANEKLSVPITCKIRVFPDIDKTVKYAQMLEKAGCQTEQTGCRQILCVCSPRLQLLTVHGRTKEQKGPLAGVASWEHIQAVRKAVNIPVFANGNIQCLSDVEECIRKTGVHGVMSAEGNLHNPALFEGRNPLVWEMAEEYLEIVRKYPCPLSYVRAHLFKLWHHTLQVYQQLREELAKVKTLEGIVDVNRELKLRCQEEIANQKEGEKPKEGLPFFHWICQPYIRPGPKERCRENGDSGTEKGVRGKRALEEEEDGNSELLSKNKQKKKLRNPNKSFDPSLKPKYAKCDQCGNPKGTKCVFNMCRGCCKKRAFKEVADCPGHGLLFKTKYEKSLSWQHSQRGIQTPEISQRGDAEVGETAVLKEAGDSTG; from the exons ATGCCGAAGCTGCGCGGGGAAGCCTTCTGGAGGGAGACGCTGCGGAGCGCCCACTACGTGGTGGCGCCCATGGTGGACCAGAGCGAGCTGGCCTGGAGGCTGCTGAGCCGCCGCCACGGCGCCCAGCTCTGCTACACACCGATGCTGCACGCCCAGGTCTTCCTCAGGGACGCCAACTACCGCCGCGAGAACCTCTACGGCGAGGCCTGTCCTGAGGACCGGCCGCTCATCGTGCAG TTCTGTGCCAATGATCCTGAAGTGTTTGTCCAAGCAGCACTGTTGGCTCAGGATTACTGTGATGCCATAGACCTAAATTTGGGTTGCCCTCAAATGATTGCAAAGAGAG GTCACTATGGAGCATTTCTGCAAGAGGAGTGGGATCTTCTTCAGAGAATGA TTTTACTGGCTAACGAGAAGCTCTCTGTTCCCATCACATGCAAAATCCGCGTTTTCCCAGACATTGACAAGACAGTGAAGTACGCACAGATGCTGGAGAAAGCTGGCTGCCAG ACAGAGCAAACAGGATGCAGACAGATCCTGTGTGTTTGCAGTCCCAGGCTGCAG CTGCTGACTGTGCACGGCCGTACTAAAGAACAGAAAGGACCACTTGCTGGCGTGGCATCTTGGGAGCACATTCAAGCTGTAAG AAAAGCTGTAAACATTCCTGTATTTGCAAATGGAAACATTCAGTGTCTCAGCGATGTGGAAGAATGCATCCGTAAGACAGGAGTACATGGTGTCATGAGTGCAg AAGGTAATCTTCATAACCCAGCTTTGTTTGAGGGCCGGAACCCATTGGTGTGGGAGATGGCTGAGGAGTATCTGGAGATAGTGCGGAAGTACCCATGTCCATTGTCTTATGTTAGGGCTCATCTCTTCAAGCTCTGGCATCACAC GCTTCAAGTTTACCAGCAGCTGCGTGAAGAATTAGCAAAAGTGAAGACTCTAGAGGGCATTGTAGATGTCAACAGGGAGCTGAAACTGCGATGCCAG GAAGAAATAGCTAAtcagaaagaaggagaaaagccAAAAGAAGGGTTGCCTTTTTTCCACTGGATCTGTCAGCCATACATCAGGCCAGG GCCAAAGGAGAGATGCAGGGAGAATGGAGATAGTGGAACAGAAAAAGGTGTGCGGGGAAAACGTGCtctggaagaagaggaagatggAAATTCTGAGCTTCTGtcaaagaataaacaaaaaaagaagttaagaaATCCAAATAAAAGCTTTGATCCATCTTTAAAAC ccAAGTATGCAAAATGTGATCAATGTGGAAACCCTAAG GGCACGAAATGTGTGTTTAACATGTGCCGAGGATGCTGTAAGAAAAGGGCATTCAAGGAGGTAGCAGATTGTCCAG gtCATGGATTACTTTTTAAGACCAAGTATGAAAAATCCCTTTCATGGCAGCACAGTCAAAGAGGAATTCAAACCCCAGAGATCAGTCAGAGAGGAGATGCAGAGGTGGGGGAGACAGCAGTGCTGAAGGAGGCTGGTGACAGTACAGGGTGA